One genomic region from Bactrocera tryoni isolate S06 chromosome 3, CSIRO_BtryS06_freeze2, whole genome shotgun sequence encodes:
- the LOC120770230 gene encoding uncharacterized protein LOC120770230 translates to MFKLVALLLFVNAVVGKVTEKPDVLDAIEDTEIHLVPTLQATSIIQEPTLAKVGDLIHSVPTAVSHQSSTIVHDRANVATPIVAPAIKTHITPVINSYVSPLARSYPSFYPYSYYYDFYPYAYKSIY, encoded by the exons ATGTTCAAACTG GTGGCACTGCTTTTGTTCGTTAACGCCGTTGTAGGCAAAGTGACCGAAAAGCCTGATGTCTTGGATGCCATAGAAGATACCGAAATTCACTTGGTTCCAACACTGCAGGCCACTTCGATAATCCAGGAACCCACTTTGGCCAAGGTGGGCGATTTGATTCACAGTGTGCCCACCGCCGTTTCCCATCAGAGTTCGACCATAGTTCACGACCGCGCCAATGTGGCCACACCGATAGTAGCACCAGCAATTAAGACACACATCACTCCGGTTATCAACTCATACGTTTCGCCACTGGCACGTTCTTATCCCAGCTTCTATCCGTATAGTTACTATTATGACTTCTATCCTTATGCTTACAAGAGTATCTACTAA
- the LOC120770957 gene encoding uncharacterized protein LOC120770957, translating into MELQLSFGLLYIFVNSTETKARFAMNFVDTLRDFQVLGSKDQVKCALGARVFLDLQCDRRITNLEKCYDSELNLVYLQGQRDDAFIAFIPLLSSQPLNLLDIENIQKCLTKCAYITLAVCDTSSNILYYQISLGIIKK; encoded by the exons ATGGAATTGCAGCTGTCATTTGGACtcctatatatttttgttaattcaaCTGAAACAAAAGCTAGATTTGCGATGAATTTTGTTGACACG CTGCGAGATTTCCAAGTTCTAGGCAGCAAGGACCAAGTGAAATGCGCATTGGGCGCCCGAGTGTTTTTGGACTTGCAATGTG aTAGGCGGATAacgaatttggaaaaatgctaCGATTCTGAATTGAACTTGGTTTATTTACAAGGGCAACGTGACGACGCTTTTATAGCATTTATTCCTCTGCTGTCAAGTCAACCGTTAAACCTACTcgatattgaaaatattcagaAATGTCTGACAAAATG TGCTTACATTACACTTGCCGTTTGCGATACatcatcaaatattttgtattaccAAATATCTTTGGGGATAATCAAAAAATAG